One region of Sulfuriroseicoccus oceanibius genomic DNA includes:
- a CDS encoding alpha-mannosidase, with product MPYQPIEKRIELAPARFIQPHIHSKRLTMSVERYDIHGEPEPISKVLHAPFKPAAVGDAWGARWETTWFKFTITPPEDWVGREVEALIDLSFEAGEGFGREGLVFRDGVPITAVNRNRQAVRLGVADGSPIEILVEAAANPQAQWFWQRGEDEAEKLMPDYMGKPLFALKRAELALVNEDARRLDLEFRLLSELMEALPADSDRRGELKHRLNEACRYLLPDDASGIPRALAAIAPALKQTNASRTHTLSAVGHAHIDTAWCWPLRETVRKCARTFATMLDYMERFPEFKFSASQPIQYAWMKAHYPEIWEGIKKAVARGQWEVMGSMWIEADCNLSSGESLVRQLLYGKEFFKNEFGVETRDLWLPDVFGYAAALPQILVKAEIDEFLTQKISWNDTNKFPHHTFWWEGIDGTRIFSHFPPGDTYNGQISATELRSSATNFAQKDIATRALIPFGFGDGGGGPTLDQIGRIERLKDLQGMPRVEFDTVRSFFSKAKAEVQDVELPVWTGELYLELHRGTLTSQAETKRNNRKCEFLLQDTEMLVALQRTVLGNVTLDLPEEEPERAVYDVDSCPPHKADDVVLRRLDRAWKLLLLNQFHDILPGSSIQWVYRDADRDYATIRELVEPIRDAAAAALADAMDTGAGAAPVLFNTLGQGRRGVVRLADGSETWVDVPSCGYAVVERAAGLPEGVAEVKVHEENDGVITLENGLLRVTVNQNGQLTSVYDLVAEREVVAEGESANQLTIYRDLPNFWNAWDIESHADDSAEVLADAVTHELVEASPMAATVRVRHEFGNGSSIDQRITLRAGSARIDFNTDVDWNERHRLLRAVFPVDIRSSVASYETQFGHVERPTHRNTSWDAAMFETCAHRWLDVSEPDYGVALLNESKYGHTVEGNRMRITLLKGAVAPDPDADLGKHSFCYALFPHEAGLASVIEQAADLNVPLIEADAQGGGASLPSQHSFVSCDREGFVIDTLKLAEDGNGVVIRGYEALRTRGPVGLTVSMLGETAQVTNLLENPTGEAQPHNGAPVHFKTKPFEIHTLRVR from the coding sequence ATGCCTTACCAACCGATTGAGAAGCGGATCGAGCTGGCGCCAGCCAGGTTTATCCAACCCCACATCCATTCGAAGCGATTGACGATGAGCGTCGAGCGCTATGATATTCACGGAGAGCCGGAGCCGATTTCCAAGGTGTTGCATGCGCCATTCAAACCGGCGGCGGTGGGTGATGCATGGGGTGCGCGCTGGGAGACGACGTGGTTCAAGTTTACGATCACGCCACCGGAGGACTGGGTGGGGCGCGAAGTGGAAGCCTTGATCGACCTGAGTTTCGAGGCGGGCGAGGGTTTTGGTCGCGAAGGGTTGGTCTTCCGCGACGGGGTGCCGATCACGGCGGTCAACCGGAACCGTCAGGCGGTGAGGCTGGGCGTTGCTGATGGCTCGCCGATCGAGATCTTGGTGGAGGCGGCTGCCAACCCTCAGGCGCAGTGGTTCTGGCAACGGGGTGAGGATGAGGCAGAGAAACTGATGCCGGATTACATGGGCAAGCCGTTGTTTGCCCTCAAGCGGGCGGAGTTGGCATTGGTGAACGAAGACGCCCGTCGGTTGGATTTAGAGTTTCGTTTGTTGAGTGAGTTGATGGAGGCGTTGCCTGCGGATTCGGACCGGAGGGGTGAGCTAAAGCATCGGCTCAACGAGGCGTGTCGTTATTTATTGCCGGACGATGCCTCGGGGATTCCGCGGGCACTGGCTGCGATTGCGCCGGCCTTGAAGCAGACCAACGCAAGCCGCACGCATACGCTGTCGGCGGTGGGGCATGCGCACATTGACACGGCGTGGTGCTGGCCGTTGCGCGAGACGGTGCGCAAGTGTGCGCGCACCTTTGCCACGATGCTCGACTACATGGAGCGCTTCCCTGAGTTCAAGTTCAGTGCGTCGCAGCCGATTCAGTATGCGTGGATGAAGGCGCATTACCCGGAGATCTGGGAGGGTATCAAGAAGGCCGTGGCCCGTGGCCAGTGGGAGGTGATGGGCTCGATGTGGATCGAGGCCGACTGCAACTTGTCTTCGGGGGAGTCGTTGGTGCGCCAGTTGCTTTACGGCAAGGAGTTCTTCAAGAACGAATTTGGAGTGGAGACGCGCGACCTCTGGTTGCCTGACGTGTTTGGTTACGCGGCGGCGTTGCCTCAGATTTTGGTCAAGGCGGAGATCGATGAGTTCCTGACTCAGAAGATCAGCTGGAACGACACCAATAAGTTTCCGCACCACACATTCTGGTGGGAGGGGATCGACGGCACGCGCATCTTCTCACACTTCCCTCCGGGTGATACCTACAACGGGCAGATTTCCGCCACGGAGTTGCGTTCGTCGGCGACGAACTTTGCGCAGAAGGACATCGCGACCAGAGCATTGATTCCGTTTGGCTTCGGTGACGGTGGAGGCGGCCCGACTCTTGATCAGATCGGCCGGATCGAAAGGCTCAAGGACTTGCAGGGCATGCCACGGGTCGAGTTCGATACGGTGCGTTCGTTCTTCTCCAAGGCAAAGGCCGAGGTACAGGACGTCGAATTGCCCGTCTGGACCGGCGAGCTCTACCTCGAACTCCATCGTGGCACGCTCACCTCACAGGCTGAAACCAAGCGCAACAACCGCAAGTGTGAGTTCCTCCTTCAGGATACGGAAATGCTCGTCGCGCTGCAGCGTACGGTGCTCGGTAATGTCACCCTCGACCTGCCGGAGGAAGAACCGGAGCGTGCGGTGTACGATGTGGACAGTTGCCCGCCCCACAAAGCGGACGACGTGGTCCTGCGCCGTCTGGACCGTGCGTGGAAGCTGCTGCTTTTGAATCAGTTCCACGATATCCTTCCGGGATCGTCCATCCAGTGGGTCTACCGTGATGCGGATCGCGATTACGCGACCATTCGTGAGCTGGTGGAGCCGATCCGCGATGCGGCGGCCGCCGCGCTTGCCGATGCCATGGATACCGGCGCAGGTGCCGCTCCTGTATTGTTCAACACATTGGGTCAGGGTCGTCGTGGTGTCGTGCGTCTTGCCGACGGCAGCGAAACGTGGGTCGATGTGCCTTCCTGCGGGTATGCGGTGGTCGAGCGGGCTGCCGGATTACCGGAAGGCGTGGCGGAGGTCAAGGTGCACGAGGAGAATGACGGCGTGATCACGCTGGAGAACGGACTGCTGCGCGTCACCGTGAACCAAAACGGACAACTCACCAGCGTCTATGACCTGGTCGCCGAGCGCGAAGTCGTGGCGGAGGGCGAATCCGCGAACCAGCTCACCATTTACCGCGACCTGCCTAACTTCTGGAATGCCTGGGACATCGAAAGTCACGCCGACGACAGCGCCGAGGTGCTCGCCGACGCGGTGACCCACGAGCTGGTCGAGGCATCGCCAATGGCCGCCACCGTGCGTGTGCGTCATGAGTTTGGCAATGGCAGCTCAATCGATCAACGGATCACATTGCGTGCGGGATCGGCCCGGATTGATTTCAACACGGACGTTGATTGGAACGAGCGACACCGTTTGTTGCGTGCGGTCTTCCCTGTGGACATCCGCAGTTCGGTTGCTTCGTATGAGACGCAGTTTGGCCATGTCGAGCGCCCAACCCACCGCAACACATCGTGGGATGCTGCCATGTTCGAGACCTGTGCCCACCGCTGGCTCGACGTGTCGGAACCCGACTATGGGGTGGCGTTGCTCAACGAATCGAAGTACGGCCACACGGTGGAAGGCAACCGGATGCGCATCACCTTGCTCAAGGGTGCGGTGGCTCCGGATCCGGATGCGGATCTTGGTAAGCATTCGTTCTGCTATGCGCTCTTCCCGCACGAGGCTGGACTGGCGTCGGTGATCGAGCAGGCGGCGGATCTGAATGTGCCGTTGATCGAGGCGGATGCGCAGGGCGGCGGTGCCAGCTTGCCATCACAGCACTCGTTTGTGAGCTGCGACCGCGAGGGCTTTGTCATCGATACGCTCAAGCTGGCAGAGGATGGCAATGGCGTGGTGATCCGAGGATACGAGGCGTTGCGCACCCGTGGCCCTGTGGGCTTGACGGTTTCCATGCTCGGGGAGACCGCCCAAGTTACGAACCTGCTCGAGAACCCAACTGGCGAGGCCCAGCCTCACAACGGCGCGCCGGTGCACTTCAAGACCAAGCCATTCGAGATCCACACGCTGCGCGTGCGGTAG
- a CDS encoding peptidylprolyl isomerase encodes MADDIRIILKTNRGDIHATIFASEVPVTASNFLNLASRGYYDGITFHRVIPDFMIQGGDPTGTGMGGPGYKFADECKPNLRHSKPGIFSMANAGPNTNGSQFFVTHVPTDWLDGKHTVFGETTDGQDVVHAVRQGDQITGIEILDSTDTLFEENKNYIDQWNAVLNK; translated from the coding sequence ATGGCAGACGACATCCGTATCATCCTTAAAACCAACCGTGGTGACATTCACGCAACCATCTTCGCTAGCGAAGTGCCAGTCACCGCCTCGAACTTCCTCAACCTCGCCAGCCGCGGGTACTACGATGGCATCACCTTCCACCGCGTGATCCCTGACTTCATGATCCAAGGCGGCGACCCAACCGGAACCGGTATGGGCGGCCCTGGCTACAAGTTCGCCGACGAGTGCAAACCAAACCTGCGCCACAGCAAGCCTGGTATCTTCTCGATGGCAAACGCCGGACCAAACACCAACGGCTCACAGTTCTTCGTCACCCACGTGCCAACCGATTGGCTCGACGGCAAGCACACTGTCTTCGGTGAAACCACCGACGGCCAGGACGTCGTCCACGCCGTGCGTCAGGGCGACCAGATCACCGGCATCGAGATCCTCGACAGCACCGACACTCTCTTCGAAGAAAACAAAAACTACATCGACCAGTGGAACGCTGTGTTGAATAAGTAA
- a CDS encoding nitroreductase family protein has translation MNTIENIESRRSIKHYDPEHVMPEADLQELLRLTKLAPSSFNMQNYRILVVRDPELRKQIRAAAWDQAHVTDASVLFILCADATAHEADPATYWGHAPQEVQDMLGPMIKPFYEGKDQLIRDEAIRSSALAGMTLMLAARDLGYDSCPMIGFDADAVAKLIKLPDNYILSFMIPVGKQAKPAWDRGARLPDEEVVAYDTFA, from the coding sequence ATGAACACCATCGAAAACATCGAATCCCGCCGATCCATCAAACACTACGACCCCGAGCACGTCATGCCGGAGGCCGACCTGCAGGAACTGTTGCGCCTGACGAAACTCGCGCCGTCTTCGTTCAACATGCAGAACTACCGCATCCTCGTGGTGCGCGATCCCGAGCTGCGCAAACAAATCCGCGCCGCCGCATGGGACCAGGCTCACGTTACCGATGCCAGCGTTCTCTTCATCCTCTGCGCCGACGCCACAGCCCACGAGGCGGACCCAGCCACTTACTGGGGCCACGCTCCACAGGAAGTGCAGGACATGCTCGGGCCAATGATCAAGCCATTCTACGAAGGCAAAGACCAGCTCATCCGCGACGAAGCTATCCGTTCATCCGCATTGGCCGGAATGACCCTGATGCTCGCCGCCCGCGACCTGGGCTACGATTCCTGCCCGATGATTGGCTTCGACGCCGACGCCGTGGCCAAGCTCATCAAGCTTCCAGACAACTACATCCTCAGTTTCATGATCCCGGTCGGCAAACAAGCCAAGCCCGCCTGGGACCGCGGCGCCCGCCTGCCAGACGAAGAAGTCGTCGCCTACGACACCTTCGCCTAA
- a CDS encoding DUF3817 domain-containing protein gives MKAMPVHIFRIIGHWEAVSFILLMGIAMPLKRIWDMPLAVTYVGWAHGVLFVLYAIALYFAMEAKQWSIGKAFMLFVAALVPFGPYIADRWIKPEDEKLAAGN, from the coding sequence ATGAAAGCCATGCCTGTCCATATCTTCCGCATCATTGGTCACTGGGAAGCTGTTTCGTTCATCTTGCTGATGGGAATCGCGATGCCTCTCAAACGCATCTGGGACATGCCGTTGGCGGTCACCTACGTCGGCTGGGCGCACGGTGTCTTGTTCGTGCTCTACGCGATCGCGCTCTACTTCGCGATGGAGGCCAAACAGTGGTCGATCGGCAAAGCGTTCATGCTCTTCGTGGCGGCTCTGGTTCCATTCGGCCCTTACATCGCCGACCGCTGGATCAAGCCGGAAGACGAAAAGCTCGCCGCCGGAAACTAG
- a CDS encoding ROK family protein, which yields MNIEPKIKPVLDPEFVPAELWNQAFEEKVAATEGAHDVKLALARNNGVCFHFSARILPHEGENAALNLKYVERLVKFMLWAKGGSRIFVAGDDKLAAELAEIYSEKGARAFDWEIIGEGMFDEHITVQACAEADLPEEKESTAPLGRHMDGCRIGFDLGGSDRKAAAVIDGEVVFSEEIPWDPYFQTDPSYQYDGIVDSLKRAAEHLPRVDAIGGSAAGIYINNDVRVASLFRGITDKEVFNKVVRPMFKEIGAKEFPGVPFDVINDGEVTALAGSISMNSNGVLGVALGTSQAVGYVDAKGNVTMGINELAFAPVDYRENGPVDEWSGDEGCGVQYFSQQGVARLAPLAGFDFGDMPFPEQLVKVQEAMAEGDERASKIYESLGVCFGYSIAHYARFYDIQTLIIMGRVTSGAGGELLIEKAQEVLKAEFPELAEKITMTVPDEKMKRHGQAVAAASLPAIG from the coding sequence ATGAATATTGAGCCAAAGATCAAGCCGGTATTGGACCCTGAATTCGTTCCCGCTGAGTTGTGGAACCAGGCATTCGAAGAGAAAGTCGCCGCCACCGAGGGTGCGCACGATGTGAAACTTGCCCTCGCTCGCAACAACGGCGTGTGCTTCCACTTCAGCGCTCGCATCCTTCCTCACGAAGGCGAGAACGCCGCTCTCAACCTCAAGTACGTTGAGCGACTGGTGAAGTTCATGCTCTGGGCCAAGGGCGGAAGCCGCATCTTCGTCGCCGGTGACGACAAGCTCGCCGCTGAGTTGGCAGAAATTTACTCCGAAAAGGGTGCCCGCGCATTCGACTGGGAGATCATCGGTGAAGGTATGTTCGACGAACACATCACCGTCCAAGCCTGCGCTGAAGCAGACCTTCCTGAAGAGAAGGAAAGCACCGCTCCACTCGGCCGCCACATGGACGGCTGCCGCATCGGTTTCGACCTCGGTGGATCCGACCGCAAGGCCGCTGCTGTGATCGACGGTGAAGTCGTTTTCTCGGAAGAAATCCCATGGGATCCATACTTCCAGACCGACCCAAGCTACCAGTACGACGGCATCGTCGACTCGCTCAAGCGCGCTGCTGAGCACCTGCCACGCGTCGACGCCATCGGCGGATCGGCTGCAGGTATCTACATTAACAACGACGTCCGCGTGGCATCGCTCTTCCGCGGTATCACCGACAAGGAAGTCTTCAACAAGGTCGTGCGTCCGATGTTCAAGGAAATCGGCGCCAAGGAGTTCCCTGGTGTGCCATTCGACGTCATCAACGACGGTGAAGTGACCGCTCTCGCTGGCTCGATCTCGATGAACAGTAACGGCGTTCTCGGCGTGGCTCTTGGCACATCGCAGGCTGTCGGTTACGTCGATGCCAAGGGCAATGTCACCATGGGCATCAACGAGCTCGCATTCGCCCCAGTCGACTACCGCGAGAACGGCCCGGTCGACGAATGGTCCGGCGACGAAGGCTGCGGCGTGCAGTACTTCTCCCAGCAGGGTGTGGCACGTCTCGCTCCACTCGCAGGCTTCGACTTCGGCGACATGCCATTCCCAGAGCAGCTCGTCAAAGTGCAAGAGGCCATGGCAGAAGGTGACGAGCGCGCCAGCAAGATCTACGAATCGCTTGGTGTCTGCTTCGGTTACTCGATCGCTCACTACGCACGTTTCTACGACATCCAGACCCTCATCATCATGGGCCGCGTGACCTCCGGTGCAGGTGGCGAGCTCCTCATCGAAAAGGCTCAGGAAGTCCTCAAGGCCGAGTTCCCAGAACTCGCCGAGAAGATCACCATGACCGTTCCAGACGAGAAGATGAAGCGCCACGGCCAGGCCGTCGCCGCTGCATCGCTCCCTGCGATCGGCTAA
- a CDS encoding acyltransferase family protein — MTSTSAQDDPQPQSKWQQLMARFARVTSSGNYMPEVDGLRFIAIMAVVLFHAHILFFKEAIPSGITWTPGWDWLGFAVGQGWFGVQVFFVISGFVLGLPFAAHHLKGRKPVDMKNYYLRRSVRIGVPYIIALTSGLIVHCAMNGNPWSDGLPHWAAGMLYSHSLFYDGGLNPLLFVSWTLEIEIQFYLLAPFLCSVFKLKSAVVRRLVLLAGVFGIHALVGEGMFYFPSQLWKHSILGQIQFFLIGILLSDLYVSRWSESPSARWWWDVVGTAAWLWIPFALKIPAMDRWLPILLLVAFTAVMRGRWLKALLSQPLVATIGGMCYSIYLFHGAALYWVTYNVTIPLFGFEKGDWPFNLLPLAFTVVLTLAACAVAYQLIERPTMRWRGKRK; from the coding sequence ATGACCAGCACCAGTGCACAGGATGATCCGCAGCCGCAGTCGAAGTGGCAGCAATTGATGGCCCGCTTTGCCAGGGTCACCAGCTCGGGCAACTACATGCCGGAAGTCGACGGGTTGCGCTTCATTGCGATCATGGCGGTGGTACTCTTCCACGCGCACATTCTCTTTTTCAAAGAGGCCATCCCGAGTGGCATCACGTGGACACCGGGTTGGGACTGGCTTGGGTTTGCCGTCGGCCAGGGATGGTTCGGGGTGCAGGTTTTCTTTGTGATCAGTGGCTTCGTATTGGGATTGCCCTTTGCCGCGCACCACCTCAAGGGCCGCAAGCCGGTCGACATGAAGAACTACTACCTGCGGCGCTCAGTGCGCATCGGGGTGCCGTACATCATCGCGCTCACCTCCGGCCTGATTGTGCACTGCGCCATGAATGGCAACCCATGGAGCGACGGGCTCCCTCACTGGGCTGCGGGCATGCTGTACTCGCATAGTCTCTTTTATGATGGCGGGCTCAACCCATTGCTCTTTGTGTCTTGGACGCTGGAGATTGAGATTCAATTCTATCTGTTGGCGCCGTTCTTGTGCAGTGTGTTCAAGTTGAAGTCGGCGGTGGTTCGGCGCTTGGTGTTGTTGGCCGGTGTGTTTGGAATCCACGCGTTGGTCGGTGAGGGCATGTTCTATTTCCCGAGCCAGTTGTGGAAGCATTCGATCCTCGGGCAGATTCAGTTTTTCCTCATCGGGATTCTGCTGAGTGACCTCTACGTTTCGCGTTGGAGTGAGAGCCCATCCGCCCGCTGGTGGTGGGATGTGGTCGGCACCGCCGCGTGGTTGTGGATCCCATTCGCGCTGAAGATCCCTGCGATGGACCGTTGGCTGCCGATCCTGCTCTTGGTGGCATTCACTGCTGTCATGCGTGGGCGCTGGCTGAAGGCATTGTTGTCGCAGCCGCTGGTCGCGACGATCGGCGGTATGTGCTACTCGATCTATCTTTTCCACGGCGCGGCGCTGTACTGGGTGACGTACAATGTGACCATTCCTTTGTTCGGTTTTGAAAAGGGCGACTGGCCGTTCAACCTGCTACCGCTGGCGTTTACGGTCGTGCTGACATTGGCCGCCTGTGCCGTGGCCTACCAGCTCATCGAGCGCCCGACGATGCGCTGGCGTGGCAAGAGGAAGTAG
- a CDS encoding DUF6580 family putative transport protein, which produces MSSSTSSDQRAALIASVALFFSIIALRLVFATTGSSLMGYSPMIAMVLCAAYFFRKPVQWLVPAAAYLISDIWITVGIYEHSFSIVTPLVFVAFYIGLVAFSRRMGNRMTRLLPALFATATGALAFYLIANTLSWVGNPVYDKSLAGWIQAQTTGDPAFAPTWTFFRASLVGNLLFTAAFIPLAHRKSQRVQAADPVCSVNQH; this is translated from the coding sequence ATGAGCTCCTCGACCTCTTCCGACCAGCGGGCCGCCCTGATTGCCTCCGTGGCGTTGTTTTTCTCCATCATCGCGCTGCGATTGGTGTTTGCGACCACTGGCAGTTCGCTGATGGGCTACTCGCCGATGATCGCAATGGTGCTGTGCGCGGCCTACTTTTTCCGCAAGCCGGTGCAATGGCTGGTTCCCGCCGCGGCCTACCTCATTTCAGACATCTGGATCACCGTCGGCATCTACGAGCACTCGTTCTCAATCGTCACACCACTGGTGTTTGTGGCCTTCTACATTGGACTGGTCGCATTCTCACGCCGCATGGGCAATCGCATGACCCGCCTGCTGCCAGCCCTTTTCGCCACAGCCACCGGAGCGCTCGCATTCTACCTCATCGCCAACACCCTCTCGTGGGTGGGCAACCCGGTCTACGACAAGTCGCTCGCTGGCTGGATCCAAGCCCAAACCACAGGCGACCCGGCATTCGCGCCGACCTGGACCTTCTTCCGTGCCTCGCTGGTGGGGAATTTGCTCTTCACCGCCGCGTTCATCCCGCTGGCACACCGCAAGTCACAGCGCGTGCAAGCCGCCGATCCGGTCTGCTCAGTGAACCAGCACTAG
- the pdhA gene encoding pyruvate dehydrogenase (acetyl-transferring) E1 component subunit alpha, translating into MPAQNKTNADKKSACSKAVDYSQAEINKQLTPEDKVELYRQMVRIRKFEQISLKYYNQGVMGGFLHLYIGQEAVAVGTCSLKGDHDHYITTYRDHGHALALGMNMNECMAELFGKATGCSKGKGGSMHFFAPDKNYWGGHGIVGGQTPLGAGLAYGVKYLGHKGSCLCYMGDGAINQGAYHEALNLAGLWDLPVIFIIENNGYSMGTSQKRSSAHPEEGLAARAEGYGIEWDVINGENIYEVRAKTWEAMERAHNESRPTVLEIDTYRYYGHSVADANAKKYRSKEEIERYQREHDPLKIWQNILIEEGHLTEDEAKQIDKEAKEEALASAKFAEESPYPEVADIMDDIYYEVDRGTDKAKHGKYFFND; encoded by the coding sequence ATGCCTGCCCAGAATAAAACCAACGCAGATAAGAAGAGCGCATGCTCCAAGGCGGTTGATTACTCCCAGGCGGAGATCAACAAGCAGCTCACCCCGGAGGATAAGGTCGAACTTTACCGCCAGATGGTGCGGATCCGTAAGTTCGAGCAGATCTCCCTCAAGTACTACAACCAAGGCGTGATGGGTGGCTTCCTCCACCTCTACATCGGCCAGGAAGCCGTTGCTGTGGGCACCTGCTCGCTCAAGGGCGACCACGACCACTACATCACCACCTACCGCGACCACGGTCACGCGTTGGCACTGGGCATGAACATGAACGAGTGCATGGCCGAGCTCTTCGGTAAGGCTACTGGTTGCTCGAAAGGCAAGGGCGGATCGATGCACTTCTTCGCACCGGACAAGAACTACTGGGGTGGTCACGGTATCGTCGGCGGCCAGACACCACTGGGCGCAGGTCTCGCCTACGGCGTGAAGTACCTCGGCCACAAGGGCAGCTGCCTCTGCTACATGGGTGACGGTGCCATCAACCAGGGTGCCTACCACGAGGCTCTCAACCTCGCCGGTCTGTGGGACCTTCCTGTCATCTTCATCATCGAGAACAACGGCTACTCGATGGGTACCAGCCAGAAGCGCTCGTCGGCACACCCTGAAGAAGGTCTCGCCGCTCGTGCGGAAGGCTACGGTATCGAGTGGGATGTCATCAACGGTGAGAACATCTACGAAGTGCGCGCAAAAACCTGGGAAGCCATGGAGCGTGCCCACAACGAGTCGCGCCCAACCGTCCTCGAGATCGACACCTACCGTTACTACGGTCACTCGGTGGCAGACGCCAACGCCAAGAAGTACCGCAGCAAGGAAGAAATCGAGCGCTACCAGCGCGAGCACGACCCACTCAAGATCTGGCAGAACATCCTCATCGAGGAAGGCCACCTCACCGAAGACGAGGCCAAGCAGATCGACAAAGAAGCCAAGGAAGAAGCCCTCGCATCGGCCAAGTTCGCCGAGGAGAGCCCATATCCTGAAGTGGCCGACATCATGGACGACATCTACTACGAGGTCGACCGCGGCACCGACAAAGCCAAGCACGGCAAGTACTTCTTCAACGACTAA
- a CDS encoding alpha-ketoacid dehydrogenase subunit beta produces MPLITYRQALNEALAEEIERDENVVLIGEEVAEYNGAYKVTEGLWAKYGDKRVVDAPISEAGFIGMGVGASMLGVRPVMELMFWSFAYVAMDQMINNAATVRYMSGGLINCPIVVRGPANGGTNVGATHSHTPENLFASMPGLKVVVPATAYDAKGLMKAAIRDDDPVYVMENTLLYGEKWEVPTNDELEEGELVIPLGVADLKREGTDLSIIAHGRCVIESLKAAEVLKHDHGLDVEVLDLRSIRPLDEDAILATVRKTNNVLLVDENRPFCGVSSMIATIIQEKAFDDLDGPIMRVNTIDAPAIYSPGVEPHQLPNVDRIVAKVLDMQISK; encoded by the coding sequence ATGCCACTCATTACCTACCGTCAGGCCCTGAACGAAGCCCTTGCCGAAGAGATCGAACGCGATGAAAACGTGGTGCTCATCGGTGAAGAGGTGGCCGAATACAACGGCGCCTACAAAGTGACCGAAGGCCTGTGGGCCAAATATGGCGACAAGCGCGTCGTCGACGCTCCAATCTCCGAAGCCGGCTTCATCGGCATGGGCGTTGGTGCATCGATGCTCGGAGTCCGCCCTGTCATGGAGCTCATGTTCTGGTCGTTCGCCTACGTCGCAATGGACCAGATGATCAACAACGCAGCCACCGTCCGCTACATGTCCGGCGGCCTGATCAACTGCCCGATCGTGGTGCGCGGCCCGGCCAACGGCGGCACCAACGTGGGTGCCACCCACTCGCACACCCCTGAGAACCTTTTCGCCAGCATGCCTGGTCTCAAGGTTGTGGTTCCTGCCACCGCCTACGACGCCAAGGGTCTGATGAAAGCCGCCATCCGTGACGACGACCCTGTCTACGTCATGGAGAACACCTTGCTCTACGGCGAGAAGTGGGAAGTCCCAACCAACGACGAACTCGAAGAGGGTGAGTTGGTCATCCCTCTCGGCGTGGCCGACCTCAAGCGCGAGGGCACCGACCTCTCGATCATCGCCCACGGCCGCTGCGTCATCGAATCGCTCAAGGCCGCCGAAGTGCTCAAGCACGATCACGGCCTCGATGTGGAAGTGCTCGACCTGCGCTCGATCCGCCCACTCGACGAAGACGCGATCCTCGCCACCGTCCGCAAGACCAACAACGTGCTCCTCGTCGACGAAAACCGCCCATTCTGCGGCGTCTCGTCGATGATCGCCACCATCATCCAGGAGAAAGCATTCGACGATCTCGATGGCCCGATCATGCGCGTCAACACCATCGACGCCCCAGCCATCTACAGCCCGGGTGTTGAACCACACCAGCTGCCAAACGTCGACCGCATCGTCGCCAAGGTGTTGGATATGCAGATTAGCAAATAA